The Gossypium hirsutum isolate 1008001.06 chromosome A13, Gossypium_hirsutum_v2.1, whole genome shotgun sequence nucleotide sequence GAGTTGTTATTTTgttgtatgatttatttatttatttcataaaccATGAAATAATTCAATGAGTTGTTATCTAAAAATCAACCAAAAACAGCTAATTTGAGTGTTGGAAATTGTAAATGTAAGATCCAGCAAAAATaccatattaaattaattatagacatATATGTATCAAGACTTGTACTATAAATTGTTTGTTGTAATCCTAATTTGTTCTTAAAAGAAGAATCCAAAGCAGCTTCCTTCTGTTTTGGCCCTATGAcagatacaatttttttttccttcttgtttTTGCCAGTTGTATATAACaccaatattattattttcatgaaaaattctaaTATAATGATGTGATTTAATTTTTGGTACAAAAATTTATAGGTTAATAGTTGATGTATTGATAGTTATATTtagtatattatttaaaatttttttaataacatgTTATGATCCGATtcgatatataaaatatatacttttaaaaaataaaatataaaaattaattattctatATACATGATGCTTATAAAGTATTTCACTATTATCAAATAATAACGTTACTTATTTTATAGAATTACATTTACTATgtagttttaatatttaacatttaaaatattttttaaaaaattatgacttATTTAtccatatatattaaaattattaacgTATATATTGCATCAAATCAATAAATTGGAAGCTTTAGGCAACCAATAGGGATACATATTCATTCCATTgactaaattcaaatttattattaggaTATATTATTAGGAAAggataatctttttattttttttagataatctATTCCATCCTCAGGCTTCTAAGGCATTCAAATTTATTCTctctattttgatttaattctagttaaattatcaaaaaaattaattacaattattattttttgtgtcaaattatagtaataaaattaaaagaaatatatttttctaagtCTTTATACATtacatacatttaaaatttaatccttaattttattttcaagttagtctctctactttttggatttaaaaatttaaatctaattatttgtatgactttttaaaattttaaaaaataaattcacttAATAATCatgtaataataaatatgatattgaaaagtgtttttgacttggaagttataattataattatttattattggtgttattattttcttttttctcttttaagaCAAACTATAATGGGTATAGATTATCTATATTTGACACTACAAACAATATAATCCACTAATTTAAAGCTTGTTTGAAGGACCCTGACCACAACTAGTATTTTGTccatcaaaattataaaattaaattgcaccattaatattaaattagttTACATCATTCTGTCTATTTGATCTAAGTTCCCTCTTTCGCTTTATAGCTTTAACTAAATTCATGGTTTAACTTAATGCTTCCAAGCTCAAGAAAGAGAGTTAATCCTTGAGACCGGGTAGGGGAAAAGGGATATcgttaaaattttaggttaaaatatttgAGTCGGGTTCAGGCTAAAATTTTTTATCCAATGCTCGAATATTTTTAAAACGGGTTTTATTTTTAAGTTCAAACTCTttttttgatttataattttattcaaacattttcatatttgTATGTATGCACCttagtcatggtaactttatTCATATATGTGATCTTATGATAACCTTACATCTTTTTTGTAGTGGTCAAATATTTGTGTGTcattattttgtgtagatggatcgtaatCAAGATCAAAATGTAATTGTCAGAGTGgtggcttcagttttagcttttggggctctttggattaaaaaattaaaaactaggaaGGAAACTGCTTCTCACCCTCATGTGAATCAAGATTATGAAaggaaaaattatattaatagtattttatatagtggtgaccagcATTGTATTGATCTGATAATGATAAGACCGATTgccttttttaatttgtgtgatattcttagtaggaataatttgttacaatcaactaagtctgtgaatattagggagcaagtagttatatttttacatgtaattggtcataatgtaaggtttcgagtgattggatctagatattatagatcaactgaGACAATTCACCgttactttagggttgtattgagagctattttgaaattgtataatctagttattagattacctgatgagtcaactcctagtgaaatcagaaacaatgcaaggttttatccttattttaaagattgtgttggagcattagatggaactcatgttCGTGTATCTGTTCCACTTAACATTCAAGGAAGATTTCGTAACCGTAAAAGAGGGACGACACAAAATGTAGTGGCTGCCAtcacatttgatttgaaattttcctatgttctagctggttgggaaggtagtgcacatgattcttgtattttaagtgatgcactttcacgcccaagaggattaagaattccGAAAGGTAAGAATTAAcattaaataccaaatagttctagtaagctcataatttattagtaatattatgttttgtaaatttgtaggtaaatattatcttaCTGATGCTGGATATGACATCCGAAATGGATATATTACCCCCTATCGTGGTGTctgatatcatttaaaagagtttagtgatcaggggcctgaaaatgcaaaggaactTTTTAATCTTCGTCATTCATCATTGCGAATCACCATTGAACatgtttttgggattttgaagaaacggtttcgtgtattagatgctgaaccattttggaattttcaaactcaagtagatatagttttggcttgttgtatcattcataattatataatgggagttgatcctagtgatttacttaattATGGATTATACGAGGAGCCTGAGTCTGATTTGATAATACCAACTCTTACGGagcgagaagaaagagaagaagcaagagaatggtctgctaagagagaCGAAATTGCACAGGCTATATGGATtgattatatggctagaaatattaggtaggtttagggcttagagttattgtttctatgttatgtatgttttagtattaaaattgtttttttttgttaatgttggttggataatgatattgaaattttagtttgttggattttgaaattattatgtcttgaatttgttagatattgaatttattatgttttaagcttgttgaatttattatgttagatattgaatttatttggTTGGATAgtgatattgaaatgattgacaatgaaaattattaatgtagaatgggtaagggcaacaaaaaagggacctccaagcaattcaggtggacaaaaccaatggaacatctttttcttgaaattctagcagaggaggcccagaaaggaaataagccttctaaCACTTTCAAAGCAGTTTCTTTTAATCATGTTGCCGTAGCTATTTCTGAAAGATTTCAAGTCCAATGCGATGCGAAGCATGTGGGaaatcatttgaggactgtaAAAAACCAGTGGCAGATTATATGCGCAATTCGGgatgaaagtggttttggatgggatgataacatgaaaatgatcacatgtgatagagcgacatatgatgcaacaatgatggtaatatatgtatatatatgttaagtatatttcaattgttttttacttgttattctaattatgtataatatccaacaagcacacaagaagtatgaaccatttttgaataaaagcattgatcattatgatgaaatggctttggttgttggcaaagataaTGCAACAGGGAGTTTTTTCAGAACATTTGttgacatagatttggatgatggtaacCAAGATTCAGTGCCTATAAACTGAGGCAATGAAGAGAttgaagaggtaagaacaaatgtatcttcatctggcacatccaaacgtaaaagaaaaattttcaagaaagtgtcgttgatgaacaaattaaatttatgggtgaacaacttggcaaaattgctaatgctttggaacaatttactgcggataagacaccatatctttacgaagaagtgatgtcgatggaggaagaaggatttgatgatgacttcctGTGTTCCGTGTTTGATTATCTAGTAAGTCATGAATCCGAGGccaaagcttttttagttaaaagtaagaagcaaagaaaaatttggcttcaaaaattttctcaaggttgaagatattgatacttttaatgtggtgtaatatgagttatgcacttggacaatattgttgttattatgtggtgtactactaattatactaattatgcatttggataatattattaatttttagtattaattgtggtttggaagctaatttataattattcaatctttgtttttatttttttataacacaattacaaataattcatttgaatttggttgttttcaatttatgacggttaatattctagcttaataattgagtattattatatatctaatttgatttatttatttataaataaatcattgcaatatatgtaaaaacaatttaaagtataagtttattaaaaaacaatttaaaatataaatacatgtaaaaacagcttttccgaaaaatattttcaggaaatctgccaaacaacagaaaatattttacacagattcatccaaacaccagaaaagtaaatcatttccagaaaactaaatcatttccagaaaactaaatcattttccagaaatcattttctggaaaacattttactagaaaacaaacGGATCCTTAAATAAACTTAAGATGATGATTCATCTAAAAGACTCTAGGTTAATAAAGACTTAGGACAAAGTTTGATTATCCTTGTTACTTATTGAGTTTTATAGCTCACGCGTTAGTTGTTTAAAAAGCATAGGTGCGGACTTGCTGAGAAGTTGTTATGATAGTTGGGGAGCATTGTATCACCCGATGATCATATAAGGTTGTTTTTTTCTAAACATTAAAATGAAATTTGTATTATATTAGAGACTTTATATTCCTTTGCCGATTGCTTCTTTGCCATGGGTAGACTTATTCATGGATTTCATTTTTGGTTTACCACGAACCAAAAAGGGTCGAGATAGTatctttgttgttgttgacaggttttcaaagatggctcactttattccttgtcacaaaacggATGACGCTACACATGTGGCTGGCTTATTCTTTCGAGAGATGGTGCGCCTACATAGGATACCTCGCACCATTGTATCAGACAGAGATGTAAATTTCCTAAGCCACTTTTGGAaagtattgtggggtaagcttggtactaaattattGTATTCTACTGCATGTCACTCCCaaactgtaacactcctaacctatatccgttgccagaataaggttatgaggcattacttgactaaacaaaacttctataaggtcaaagatacttaccagacataaattatcaacaatgcaaacatgtctcattgattttccataagagctcttataaatttctaaaatgactcactatcaaaacataaccgaatgtctaataacaaattaactactatcaagttataactaaaacatttcaccacattagttcaattataaggcttctctaaacaaaatgagcaagccatcttcgcatggctataatgtatacaaagtcgaaatatcattctacttatagtctatcctatacatgccttaaaccatgatgatatacaatcttctcaactcacataatgactagatagtgtgatgatatctccggcccttccaactcgagctaaagtatatacctataagaaatggaaaagagaacacggaataagcttcaatgcttagtaagttttaagcaatgcaaacaattaatttacttatagatcgattattcaaattttcaagaaatcattcctagataattgccattttggccaagtatccatgaacataatgcatatttagcaaattcacctcacttgaatctgaattcaattaaaaccaaatattgaaatttcaaataagatcataagaactcgaaaagcatctcattaacaagttttaaccatgtttgcaacaaaatcacaaattcactacaagctgtcttcctgagcaacagtcactaaattatttataactggagctaagaaatgCCAAataaagtgccgttaattttccctgaaaatagactcatatatcttccatccagaaaattttcaaaatttttagtttgaccaatcaataccaggtttttattgaagtttcccctatttcactgtttgactaatctgaccactcttcactacgaatcaaatttctcattataaagaattcgaaatatgttatcgtttatttcatttgaaactagactcattagggagtctaagaatataaattttatcttataaccatttttttaccatttataatgattttctgaaaacagaacaggggacctcgaagtcattttgactctgttccatgccacttcaaatatctcattattggcaactcttttgcttacacagtttcttttataaaaactagactcattaatatttcatgacataatttattcagcctctaactcaacttccacaatttatggtgattttccgaaatcacgttactgctgctgtcccaagcagatttattacccattctttggattcatattatttaacatgtatatcaccaaatcaatctcatataacctttcaccataaccgaatacacacatacacatatgagattgtcacatatacttctcatttcgcattcatgattcaattccgatcaatctaacatataaaagtatataatacatacctgaccgacttaatgtattgaacatattcaatggtagtttactacaaacattcgaaatcataatcttactccaatcatcggcattaagtctgcaagatttaaaaccaaaatcaaatcaccaccacaaagcatgcgggGCTTtaagcccgaatataataccagcacgaatgccttcgggacttagcccggatataacgccagcacgaatgccttcgggacttagcccggatatagcaccagcacgaatgccttcaggacttagcccggatataataccagcacgaatgccttcgggacttagcccggatatttttccagcactTAGCCTGCGGACtttaagtccggatatatttccagcataaagcctgcggacttcaagtccggatatatttccagcataaaGCCTGCAGACTTCAAGTCCGGATATTTTTCCAATACCATGCATACTTAGTTATATATTTAACACATCTCAATCAACCTATCACTTAGTAATCATTTAATACAATCGGATATAAGTTCAATAGGCACATCATCATTAACATTTCAACTCAAAAATTATACCTAATATCACACAATCATTTCGCCATTCAAGCTTAAACTCAAAGTTACCATCGACCTCAAAGTCATATACACGCATTGTTTATTAAACAACTTTATACAAGTGCTAACTGAATTTCAATTCACCTATTATACTCTTATAAACCAGcatcaattatatattaaaggaaactactcaaaacttacctcggatattttgaacagttgcggataggctactcgactgctttttcctttcccttatctgatttagaccctctttgctcttgagcttaattaaaacaaatagatttatttaatgaCTTATTCAACTTTACTAAAtacaaatatcaatttttttcaaaacaatattcaaacattatatcCAATGAACCACAACTATCGAGTATTTAACTTATAATCGGACATATGATATTACCCGTATGTCATAAACTGATTACCG carries:
- the LOC107912956 gene encoding uncharacterized protein — encoded protein: MGVDPSDLLNYGLYEEPESDLIIPTLTEREEREEAREWSAKRDEIAQAIWIDYMARNIRMGKGNKKGTSKQFRWTKPMEHLFLEILAEEAQKGNKPSNTFKAVSFNHVAVAISERFQVQCDAKHVGNHLRTVKNQWQIICAIRDESGFGWDDNMKMITCDRATYDATMMVIYVYIC